DNA sequence from the Hippopotamus amphibius kiboko isolate mHipAmp2 chromosome 1, mHipAmp2.hap2, whole genome shotgun sequence genome:
aacaaaaaaacctcaccaTATTCTTTTTAGAAAGTTGTTTAAAAAGTGAGATATGTGAgacattttcaaaagtttttacCAAAAGCTAACTCAAAGTTTCAAAACTTTGATAATCAAAGGAATAATCTTAAACTAGCTAGACAATTAAATTAGACAAATTATTTCTCTATAGCATCTCATTTTCTGATGAGGTTGGAAAAATGTGGCATCatcatatgtgtatgtgtatatattatccCAATACAAAGTTGGAGAGGGTCAAGTCTAAACACAGGAGGTATTGTACAAACTAGAATTATGTACGAGAGAGAGTATCTCAGTGTCAGGATGTGTAGGTATTTATCTTTCAAACAATTAAGaactaataattattttaggATGAAAAAACTCTTACTTTCCAGAGCTTTTAGATCCAgataaagaatggaaaaacaCTGACTCAAACTTCCTTGCTTCTGTATGTGACTTGTTATCATTTCTTATATCCTGATGGGTTTCAAGTACATCTTCTTCAGGCAATAATTTTTCAGGGGTTTTTTGTTCCTTCACTGAAAAATGACAACTACTTTCCTTCTTTCGTGTCCGTTTGACTTTCCCAATGAAGAAGTCATCACCACTATCACTATCCTCAGACATGGAAGACTGTTTGTAAAACCTTTCTTCTGTGCTATCATCAAAATATTCCTTCTCTTCTTCATGTAATTCTTCTTCATCACTGTTAACACCAAGTGAGCTActggactctttcttttttttggtttgagtTAATGTCTTCATTTGGGGGTTAGCAGCTGTCTTCTGGGGTTTAGAGGGAACTGCAGAATCTTTTTCAGAAGGCTGTGATAGAGAATTTGGAATGTCCACTGCTTTGGGTCCATGTTCCATCTTGGCtctattttcttttgaattatttattggtTTCTTTGCCATTattttggcttctttctctttttgctcacTGATAATAGTTCCTTCATGTTGTAACTTACTGGCATCATCATTTGAACACAAAGTGTCCTTGGAATGATTTTCTTCTAAACCATTCTTTGATGACTTAACTTCAACAACATTTTGTCTCTCATCTTTAAAGGCTTTGACAGCAGCTGCAAAAGAAACAGCACATGTTTCAGCACTGaaacaaataatacaaaacatCACTGTTTTAGTACAGTACTTcttaaatttggaaatatttaagaGGATGAATggaatttatattacatatatatatatataacaggcATGTATTCACAAAGAAAtctactgacttttaaaaaaccaaacacagaTGAAATGCTCAGAGGTATGCATTTTAAAtctctaaaattaaaagaaaacttattCTTTCACGTATGGGTATTAAGAACAGTAAAAACTTCACTAAATACAAATAAGTAAGACAAAATGGCAACTTTAATTTTTGTAGTAATAATGTATTAATACAATTGTACAGTATTTAAATTGTGCTttcagacataaaaaataaatatcttctaaTCTGTGACAGAAAcatttaattcttccaatacatcttataatacatacacataaataaaaattatgtgactAAGTGCCAACATCATAAGTAATAATATGCATTACatcaatatttagaaaattaattgtATTCAATATtatcatgaatatatatattttaggaattTATGAATTTTAGGaatttagaaaaaatacaaaagtttcAGACATCAGATAACTTCTGTATTTTCCGGTAGCTTCCCACATTTGGAAATATCTGAAAGAgacatttataatataaaagattcttaaaaggagaaaagtaccataaaagtaaataaatgaatggccaTTTATTCAAATCATGTACCATAAATGGgttaaaagttatttaatttaTACCTTTTAgcacatctatttttttcttcagaagagGGTGCACTGCTAGTCTGGCAATTGCTCTTTCAGTTGCAGTAGAATCAGGCTGCAAATTGAAATAACAAACATGGGAATAAAAACTACATAGCACTACTAAGAAGTGAATAAAATGTaatctattataatttttaaaaattaagagttaGGGAACAGGAACTTGTTAATATTCTAATTAGATAACTCACCCATATAATCCATGCTAGAGATAACATGCTGACAAAAATACTACTGTTCTTAACAGTTAAAATTATCATGtaatcaattaataaatattctttggGTACTTAATATCTTTCCAGAATTGTGGCAGGTATCATGtgtgatattaaaaaaatgtaatacagCTTCTGCATTCAAAGAGTTTAAAAGATCTAGTTAAGAAGACTAAAATAATACGAAAGAATCAAGAAATATATTAGTACTAAGCTGGGTGATATAATCCATGACTGCTATAATGCTTGAAGTTCCATTTACAAGAGATCTAAAAATTATCAAAtgctatacatttttattttgaatgactAGTACCATTACTGTATTCTCAGAACCTTCCACCAGAGCCTGGCTTATAGCCAACACTTTACAGATGTTTGATGATGACTGAATGGgactacatacacatatatatatatatgtatgtgtgtatacacacacacacatacacacactttatttatacatttagaaAAATCACAATTCAGAGTAACTGCTTTAAATATCATCTGTAGGCTGAAAACTTCCAAATTTCTACCTCAAGCTGTAACTTGAGCTCCAGACTCATGTATCTAACCACCTACTTGACATATTAAAAGAGTATGCTGTGACTTTCTTCTTAAACCTACTTCTGCTATAGTTTTTCCCATCTTAttgtatgtaattttaatttttctggttgCTCAGGTCTAAAACTGAAATGACTCTTCCATTacatttctcctttcttcacagctCACAATAAATCCTTCAGCAAGTCCTGTGGTTTCATCTGCAAAATCTATCCAGAACCAGTCACACCATTTCTGCTTACTACCTTTGACCAAATCACCTACAGCTCTCATCTGGACCAATGTAATAAGCTCACACCTGGTCATTCTCCATTGCCTCTTGTTCTCTCACAGTCGATTTCCACATAGCAGTCACAGTGAGCCTTTAAACATAACCAGATCATGCTATTTCCCTAtctgttctttttaaagttttactgcCTTCTGATACTTAGGCTATTCCTTTGCAAGCTTTTCTCTACTTGGAATACTCTACTCCCAAATACACACAGGTTGATCATCTCATtgcattcaggtctctgctcaaatgttaccTGAACTGAAACAACACTTTGCTTTCCATCACTATTTACTTCACATCATTCAACACTGCATGCCAGTGCAGATATTTTCATATCTATCAGGCAGGGACTTTGTCTTCCACGTTCCTGTAAacctagtgcctagaacagtaaCTGGTAGTAGCTAGCATTCAGAAAACATTCcatgaaacaattaaaaatttcacGAGTGTGTGAAAGTAGAGCTATCAGCTTTAAACATCTTTACTTTAAATTTATCCTTCATTGTTAACAGGCCAATAAGGCTGTTTTCCCTTCCAGTAATAAACACATATGAGTACCTAAGTACAAGCAAAATGATAACAGTTTGAAATCTATTCTGTTTGGAGAACTTATCTAGGTAGAGTCACTCAAAGAACAACTCCTTTAAATTAGGCCTAGTGCAAATCCTGTGCCAGGATGACTTGCTGTCTAATTACCTTCTGTCCTGGGTCAAATGGTATCCTCCCAAAATTTTACATCCAACTAGAAACTGAGAATGTGATCCTCTTTGGAAACAAGgtcattgcagatataattaattaAGATGAGAGCATACTGGTTTAGGGTGGGCACTAAAtctaatgactggtgtccttataaggaggaCAATTGGATACAGAGGCAcagggagacagaaagggaaaaacactgAGGCAAAGGTTGCAATTATCCTGCCACAAGCCAAGTTGGAAGCATCAAGGAAGGGGTCTTCCTTAAAATATTCTGAGGAAGTATAGCCTCACTGatgccttgatttcagatttctagtctcctgaaacataagaaaatattatacatTCCTGTTGTTATATACCATCTAAtttttggtactttgttatacatttctgttcttaCATACCATCTAGTTTTTGGTACTTTGTAACAGCAGTCTTAGGGAAACTAATACACCTTGATTCTGACTCTCAGACACTGTCTCTGTTCAGCCTTCTCCAAAAAACATAGTCCATTTGGAGACTATTCATTAAGTACAGTGTTAAGTCAatcctctgtttcttcaactCCTTGctgggtttcctttttttttcccctaggttCTTATTGTTTAcctaattttatatatagtagtgtgtatatgttaaccccaaactacTAATTTatcacccacccctccccctggccatcccctttggtaaccataagtttgttttctatgtctgtgagtctgttttgtaaataagttcatttgtatcattttttttggtttcacatataagtgatagcatatatttgtctttttctgacttacttaatatgataatctccatgtccatccatgttactgcaagtggcattatttcattcttctttgtggctgagtaatattccattgtgtgtgtgtgtgtgtgtgtgtgtgtgtacacatcacatctttatccattcatctatcagtggacatttaggttgcttccatgtcttggctattgcaagtAACATTGCTGTGAACaatggggtgcgtgtatctttttggattaaagttttctctggatatatgcccaagagtgggattgcaggatcatatggtaactctgtttttagttagtttgttttacttaaaaaaaacctttactgTTTATTCAAATGATAAATAACAACTCAGTACTTTAAGCTGTCCAAGCAGTTTATTCCTCTATAAGATAATGAGCAAAAAAGGGAATATTCAGAATGATATGCTCATTTCCCTAGAATATTCAATAAAACACATACTGTGTTCTTTCACCTTAAAGGGTTCTAACTATATTGTATTCCACACAGCATAGGTCACGTATGCtgtgtgtttttagttttttaaggaatctccacactgttccCCATAGGGGCtacaacaatttacattcccaccaacagtgtaggagggttcctttttctccacgccgctccagcatttattatttgttgactttttgatgatgccattctgactggtctgaggtgatacctcactgtagttttgatttgcatttctctaataattagcaatactgAGGATCTTTTCATGGACCTGGTTTGCCACCTGTATgccttcttcagagaaatgtttacttagggcttctgcccattttttaattttttttttttttgatattaggttgtatgagctgtttgcatatgtTGGAAATTAACcacatagcaaatattttctctcagtcagcaggttgttttttaattttgtttatggttttctttcctgTGCAAACGCttttaactaggtcccatttgcttatttttgtttttatttccattactctagaaatcagattcaaaaaattattactgtgatttgtgtcaaagtgagttgtgcctatgttttcctctagcagttttatagtatctggtcttacatttagctctttaatctattttgagcttatttttgttgttagagaatgctctaatttcagtgttttacatgaggctgtccagttttcccagcaccacttactgaagagactgtctcttctccattgtatatttttccctcctttgtcatagattaattgaccataagtgcatgggtttatttctgggctttctatactgttctactgatctatatgtctgtttcgGTGCCAgcactatactgttttgattactgtagctttgtagtattagtctgaagtcaggaagcatgattcctccagctccattctttctcaagattgttttggctattcatggtcttttgtgtttccatacaagtttaaaaaatttttgttctagttctgtgaaaaatgccattagtaatttgatagggattgcactgaatctctagattgccttgggtagtatggtcattttaacaatattgattcttccaatccaaaaacatggtatatttctgcCTCTTCAATTCCTTGCTGGGTTTCCTGGAGCAATACAGGACTTCTTACTCATTTTATCTACCTAGGAGAAACATAAGAGAATCTGACAAGAAAGCCTACTGCTGATCTCCTGAGTTACTCAGTGACTGGCTGGGCTGTGAAGATATGGGTCAAACATGCTTGCTTGAGTTTTGTAGAAAAGCTATTAACACAGACACCTCAAAGAAGAACATGATTTTTCAGGCTGAAAAGGCTCAACACAATAGAAAATAGAGTCACATCAGAATGCCTGGGTCTACAactttaagagagagagagaaaaaaaaagtcacacacacaaaattcaaaaatcagaattaaaggtcaaaagacaataaattaaaggaaaatgatttccaaactagagaagaacaaaaatactTTCAgacatgcaaatttttaaaaagtttacattCTTTGAACCTTTCTCCCTAGAAGCTACTGGCTCCACTAAAatgaggaaggaaacaaagaatgagGAAGGCATGCGATATAACAAACAGGAGATACAGGCAAAAGGAATGCCCAGGATGGTGACAGGagatttagatttagatttagaATACCTAGTGTTGTTAACTATCTTGAGAGGAGATTTCAATAACTGATGAGGAGTTTGGTGTTACATAGAGAGTACAcagaaaactaacaaaataaatataataattacaaACTATAAGTAGAAATATTATACAGAAAAGGCAAAGTAACAATCACTCACTACATGACTCAAGGCCAAAATAACACAGTCACTAAATGTTCATCTAATCTAAATCTGACTCAAGTATATTAGGAAGACAGAAGGGATAAGGAGGGTACATATATGACAGGGGCTGAAGATGGAAAGAGATCTAAATCCTTAGAAACCACAGCAGGAAGTCAATAGCTAATGTTTAAAATGTACTAATATAAACATACTGATGTGGAGGGTAAATTCCATAAGAATCAACTGAACTTGAAAGTGGGGAATGACCAATAGAGAACTGTAATCTTCACAAAAAAATCTTGTAGAAGCATTTGATTTCAAAACCAGTGTCTGGCAAACTGGCCCATGGGCCAGCTTCtaatctgctgtttttaaaaataaaatttcatgaacacagccaaattcattcatttacatacttATCTATGGCTGCACTATGTCACAATGGCAttgttgagtagttgtgacaaagACTGTAAGGCCtagaaagcctaaaatatttacaatatgatCCTTTACATGAAGAGTGTAATGTTGCTCTACGTTTAATGCAAGTAGAATCCTCAAAGAGGGCAAActaaaaactaaggaaaatagaaaaaaattttttgcaggCTCATGATGGGGAAGACATTCCAAAagaatctgttttttctttaactgttTCTTTCAGTATATTTCCCCTGAGTAGCTACTAAAAACTGAAtttacttcaaagaaaattcCTGATATATAAACAACTGTATCTGTAAAGCCGATAAACCAGAAAATAACTGTTTTTATCATGTGAGTTAATTTCACATGTTTTAGATAAGAAGTTCTGGGAATATGAAATAGATTTTGACTAAATGTATTCATGTATAATTGTTCAAAACCATATTTACCACTGTTACTGAATCCCTGCTTCGACAACTTGCTGAAAGCTTTAATGAACTGGGTATTCTTCTCTCCAGAGTTAGCTTTATCTTTCCATCTTAGTTATAAAAAGTTTTAGAAGAGTGGTGGTAATACTTGTGTGTCGTGTCTAGTGTTGACTCTA
Encoded proteins:
- the SRFBP1 gene encoding serum response factor-binding protein 1 isoform X1, with amino-acid sequence MAQPGTLNLNNEVVKMRKEVKRIRVLVIRKLVRSVGRLKSKKGTEDALLKNQRRAQRLLEEIHAMKELKPDVITKSALGDDISFEKICKKPDSTATERAIARLAVHPLLKKKIDVLKAAVKAFKDERQNVVEVKSSKNGLEENHSKDTLCSNDDASKLQHEGTIISEQKEKEAKIMAKKPINNSKENRAKMEHGPKAVDIPNSLSQPSEKDSAVPSKPQKTAANPQMKTLTQTKKKKESSSSLGVNSDEEELHEEEKEYFDDSTEERFYKQSSMSEDSDSGDDFFIGKVKRTRKKESSCHFSVKEQKTPEKLLPEEDVLETHQDIRNDNKSHTEARKFESVFFHSLSGSKSSGKNYREQVPKSKTPDFQQVEPQIKNQFNKSAQRGFENTKQKSQLPLHPSWVASRRLKEQQSKIAVFQGKKITFDD
- the SRFBP1 gene encoding serum response factor-binding protein 1 isoform X2 translates to MRKEVKRIRVLVIRKLVRSVGRLKSKKGTEDALLKNQRRAQRLLEEIHAMKELKPDVITKSALGDDISFEKICKKPDSTATERAIARLAVHPLLKKKIDVLKAAVKAFKDERQNVVEVKSSKNGLEENHSKDTLCSNDDASKLQHEGTIISEQKEKEAKIMAKKPINNSKENRAKMEHGPKAVDIPNSLSQPSEKDSAVPSKPQKTAANPQMKTLTQTKKKKESSSSLGVNSDEEELHEEEKEYFDDSTEERFYKQSSMSEDSDSGDDFFIGKVKRTRKKESSCHFSVKEQKTPEKLLPEEDVLETHQDIRNDNKSHTEARKFESVFFHSLSGSKSSGKNYREQVPKSKTPDFQQVEPQIKNQFNKSAQRGFENTKQKSQLPLHPSWVASRRLKEQQSKIAVFQGKKITFDD